From Salipiger profundus, a single genomic window includes:
- a CDS encoding cryptochrome/photolyase family protein, giving the protein MTAALRFVLGDQLSRGLSSLADLDPENDVVLMVEVGDETTYVAHHPQKIALILSAMRHFAEELRDRGVTVDYVTLDDPDNTHSFSGELARAVKRHKPGRVVATEPGEWRVWEMMGDWESDLDLPVEILTDDRFYCTRGEFAGYVEDNKTGRMEYFYREMRRRTGLLMEGDDPAGGAWNFDQDNRKSLPKGLEPPHRMRFRPDETTQAVLDLVAGRFSDHFGDLEGFGWAVTREEALRALRHFINDILPNFGDYQDAMKTGEDYLYHALVSPYLNIGLLTPDEVCDKAEQAWKDGAAPLNAVEGFIRQILGWREFVRGIYWTEMPGYVEGNYLNARRDLPAMYWGAETDMRCMAECIGATRRNAYAHHIQRLMVTGNFALLAGVEPRQIEKWYLEVYADAFDWVELPNVHGMVMHADGGRLGSKPYAASGAYINRMSDYCKNCDYSLKQKTGREACPFNYLYWNFLIENEDKLGNNQRMGLIYGSLRKKSGAERDEITRSARAFLDGEAWD; this is encoded by the coding sequence ATGACCGCTGCGCTGCGCTTCGTCCTCGGCGACCAGCTGTCGCGCGGGCTGTCCTCGCTGGCCGATCTCGATCCCGAGAATGATGTCGTCCTGATGGTCGAGGTCGGCGACGAGACCACCTATGTCGCGCACCACCCCCAGAAGATCGCGCTGATCCTCTCGGCGATGCGTCATTTCGCCGAGGAGTTGCGCGATAGGGGCGTGACCGTCGACTACGTGACGCTCGACGATCCCGACAATACCCACAGCTTCTCGGGCGAACTGGCCCGCGCGGTGAAGCGCCACAAGCCCGGGCGCGTGGTCGCCACCGAGCCGGGCGAATGGCGCGTCTGGGAGATGATGGGCGACTGGGAAAGCGACCTCGACCTGCCGGTGGAGATCCTCACCGACGACCGTTTCTACTGCACCCGCGGCGAGTTCGCCGGCTACGTCGAGGACAACAAGACCGGGCGGATGGAGTATTTCTACCGCGAGATGCGCCGCCGCACCGGCCTGCTGATGGAGGGCGACGACCCGGCGGGCGGTGCCTGGAACTTCGATCAGGACAACCGCAAGTCGCTGCCCAAGGGGCTTGAGCCGCCGCACCGGATGCGCTTCCGCCCCGACGAGACCACGCAGGCGGTGCTCGACCTCGTGGCCGGGCGTTTCAGTGACCATTTCGGCGACCTCGAAGGCTTCGGATGGGCGGTCACCCGCGAAGAGGCGCTGCGTGCGCTGCGGCATTTCATCAACGACATCCTGCCGAATTTCGGTGACTACCAGGACGCGATGAAAACCGGCGAGGACTACCTCTACCACGCGCTCGTGTCGCCCTATCTCAACATCGGCCTGCTGACCCCCGACGAGGTCTGCGACAAGGCCGAGCAGGCCTGGAAGGATGGCGCCGCGCCGCTGAACGCGGTCGAGGGCTTCATCCGCCAGATCCTCGGCTGGCGCGAGTTCGTGCGCGGCATCTACTGGACCGAGATGCCGGGGTATGTCGAGGGCAACTACCTGAATGCCAGGCGCGACCTGCCCGCGATGTACTGGGGGGCCGAGACCGACATGCGCTGCATGGCCGAATGCATCGGTGCCACGCGGCGCAACGCCTATGCCCACCACATCCAGCGGCTGATGGTCACCGGCAACTTCGCGCTCCTGGCCGGGGTGGAGCCGCGCCAGATCGAGAAATGGTATCTCGAGGTCTACGCCGATGCCTTCGACTGGGTCGAGTTGCCCAACGTGCACGGCATGGTGATGCACGCCGACGGCGGGCGGCTGGGCTCCAAGCCCTATGCCGCGTCGGGCGCCTACATCAATCGCATGTCGGACTACTGCAAGAATTGCGACTACTCGCTGAAGCAGAAGACCGGCCGCGAAGCCTGTCCGTTCAACTACCTCTACTGGAACTTCCTGATCGAGAACGAGGATAAGCTCGGCAACAACCAGCGGATGGGGCTGATCTACGGCAGCCTGCGCAAGAAGAGCGGCGCCGAACGCGACGAGATCACACGCTCGGCCCGCGCGTTCCTCGACGGCGAGGCCTGGGACTGA
- a CDS encoding DUF2256 domain-containing protein codes for MAKMRRKADLPVKTCAVCGRPFTWRRKWARDWDAVKYCSDRCRSEARART; via the coding sequence ATGGCGAAGATGCGCCGCAAGGCAGATCTGCCGGTCAAGACCTGCGCCGTCTGCGGACGGCCCTTCACCTGGCGCCGGAAGTGGGCACGCGATTGGGACGCGGTGAAATACTGCTCGGACCGCTGCCGCAGCGAAGCGAGGGCACGGACATGA
- a CDS encoding DUF2177 family protein, with translation MQLLTLYASTLLIFLVVDAVGISTLIKPIFERHVGDMLADPLRMGPAAAFYAFYIVGLLYFVSVPALNADKPGQALLAGALLGLMCYGTYEFTNLATLRGWSWNQVVADSLWGAALTGGSAWAGVMITRWVHG, from the coding sequence ATGCAACTTCTTACCCTTTACGCCTCGACGCTGTTGATCTTCCTCGTGGTCGACGCCGTCGGCATCTCGACGCTGATCAAGCCGATCTTCGAGCGCCACGTCGGTGACATGCTCGCCGACCCGCTGCGCATGGGACCGGCGGCAGCCTTCTACGCCTTCTACATCGTCGGGCTGCTGTATTTCGTCTCGGTGCCGGCCCTGAACGCCGACAAACCCGGGCAGGCCCTGCTGGCCGGCGCGCTGCTGGGCCTGATGTGCTACGGCACCTACGAGTTCACGAACCTCGCCACGCTGCGCGGCTGGTCGTGGAACCAGGTGGTGGCCGACTCGCTCTGGGGCGCGGCGCTGACCGGCGGCTCGGCCTGGGCGGGCGTGATGATCACCCGCTGGGTCCACGGCTGA
- a CDS encoding SDR family NAD(P)-dependent oxidoreductase, with protein MPEPAPRIWIVGASDGIGAALARGYAKRGARLVLSARSEEPLHKLADEIGGAEVVVADVSDRESLQTAADRIAEGGLLDRAITLAALYDPGKVMDIDPEFAAKIVTVNLTGSFNFARTAEPLLRDGGELVLTGSVAGYFGLPQGQIYSASKAGVINLAETLRAELAPRVRVRMISPGFVDTRLTEKNDFKMPAVLQPDEAVRRIIKGLDGNRFEVHFPRRLTLSLKLLRMLPYGLSLRLTRRLVQ; from the coding sequence ATGCCTGAGCCCGCCCCGCGTATCTGGATCGTCGGTGCCTCTGACGGTATCGGCGCGGCACTGGCCCGCGGCTACGCGAAGCGCGGCGCCCGGCTGGTGCTTTCGGCGCGCTCCGAGGAGCCACTGCACAAGCTGGCCGACGAGATCGGCGGCGCCGAGGTCGTTGTCGCCGATGTCTCGGACCGCGAGAGCCTGCAGACCGCCGCCGACCGCATCGCCGAGGGTGGGCTGCTCGACCGGGCGATCACCCTCGCGGCGCTCTACGATCCCGGCAAGGTCATGGACATCGACCCGGAGTTCGCCGCGAAGATCGTCACGGTGAACCTCACAGGAAGCTTCAACTTCGCCCGCACCGCCGAGCCGCTGCTGCGCGACGGGGGAGAGCTCGTGCTGACCGGTTCGGTGGCTGGCTATTTCGGCCTGCCGCAAGGGCAGATCTACTCGGCCTCCAAGGCGGGGGTCATCAACCTTGCCGAGACGCTGCGCGCCGAGCTCGCGCCGAGGGTCAGGGTCCGGATGATCAGCCCCGGGTTCGTCGACACCCGGCTAACCGAGAAGAACGACTTCAAGATGCCCGCCGTTTTGCAACCGGACGAGGCCGTCCGGCGCATCATCAAGGGTCTTGATGGAAACCGTTTCGAGGTGCATTTTCCGCGACGCCTCACCCTGTCGTTGAAATTGCTGCGGATGCTACCTTACGGGTTGTCGCTGCGGCTGACCCGGAGACTCGTTCAATGA
- a CDS encoding SAM-dependent methyltransferase — protein MFERQIESRLLNCLDKIEHGSLVLTTPDGKVRHFEGRQPGPAADFTITDWRTVPAAAARGDIGLTEAYRDGWCDTRDLPAFLNFGLKNEEALEPFLYGRAWQSLLVRALYVFNRNTKRGSRRNISAHYDLGNDFYKLWLDETMTYSSAIFAPGDAQAADPLVPAQQRKYDRILDGLEASSGNLLEIGCGWGGFAERALQRGDFAPKGLTLSHEQAQFARDRLGREAEIVLQDYRDEYGKFDHVVSIEMFEAVGERYWPTYFEKIKHVLADRGRAMVQTITVADRYFDRYRAGGDMIRSFIFPGGMLPSPPAFREVAAEAGLRVEDAHAFGQDYARTLRDWLSRFDAKLPEVKSLGFDDGFIRVWRFYLAACIAAFEVGRTDVSQFRLAHA, from the coding sequence ATGTTTGAACGTCAGATCGAAAGCCGATTGCTGAACTGCCTCGACAAGATCGAGCACGGCAGTCTCGTGCTCACCACGCCGGACGGGAAGGTCCGCCACTTCGAGGGCCGCCAGCCGGGCCCGGCGGCGGATTTCACTATCACCGACTGGCGCACAGTGCCGGCCGCCGCCGCGCGCGGTGACATCGGCCTGACGGAGGCCTACCGCGACGGCTGGTGCGACACCCGTGATCTTCCGGCCTTCCTGAATTTCGGACTGAAGAACGAGGAGGCGCTCGAGCCCTTTCTCTACGGGCGGGCGTGGCAGTCGCTGCTGGTCCGCGCGCTCTACGTGTTCAACCGCAACACCAAGCGCGGCTCGCGGCGCAACATCTCGGCGCATTACGACCTCGGCAACGACTTCTACAAGCTGTGGCTCGACGAGACGATGACCTATTCCTCGGCGATCTTCGCGCCCGGCGATGCGCAGGCTGCCGATCCGCTCGTGCCGGCGCAGCAGCGGAAGTACGACCGCATTCTCGACGGTCTCGAGGCGTCTTCGGGCAACCTGCTCGAGATCGGCTGCGGCTGGGGCGGGTTCGCCGAACGCGCCCTGCAGCGCGGCGATTTCGCCCCCAAGGGACTGACGCTGTCGCACGAGCAGGCGCAGTTCGCCCGTGACCGGCTGGGCCGCGAGGCCGAGATCGTGCTGCAGGACTATCGCGACGAATACGGCAAGTTCGACCACGTGGTCTCGATCGAGATGTTCGAGGCGGTGGGCGAGCGCTACTGGCCTACCTATTTCGAGAAGATCAAGCACGTGCTGGCCGACCGGGGCCGTGCCATGGTGCAGACGATCACCGTCGCCGACCGCTACTTCGATCGCTACCGCGCCGGCGGCGACATGATCCGCAGCTTCATCTTCCCGGGGGGAATGCTGCCTTCGCCGCCGGCGTTCCGCGAGGTGGCCGCGGAAGCGGGCCTGCGGGTCGAGGATGCGCACGCGTTCGGGCAGGACTATGCCCGCACGCTGCGTGACTGGCTGAGCCGCTTCGACGCGAAGCTGCCCGAGGTGAAGAGCCTCGGGTTCGACGACGGCTTCATCCGGGTCTGGCGCTTCTACCTCGCCGCCTGCATCGCCGCTTTCGAGGTCGGTCGCACCGATGTCAGCCAGTTCCGGCTTGCCCATGCCTGA
- a CDS encoding DUF1365 domain-containing protein produces the protein MTDLWDGALIDCRIWHARSGDVQREFRYRATYVALPVDAFDASQLPLRPDARGIWSIRLRDHGARDGTPLGAFIRGEFEPVGLGHCDVTLVTMTRSPGYGFNPVSFWLARDAEGLRAVLAEVSNTFGERHFYLCRHPDNRPIARSDRIAGEKIFHVSPFLPREGAYVFRFDPGPDRFGAWVDWIGEGGEVRLRTSMAGPARAMSAAALRRAQLRHPFQAQKVIALIHWQAAKLVLRGVRYISKPKQLTRRNSEAKDRVPRDV, from the coding sequence ATGACCGATCTCTGGGACGGCGCCCTGATCGACTGCCGCATCTGGCATGCGCGGTCGGGCGACGTGCAGCGAGAGTTCCGCTACCGGGCGACCTATGTCGCGCTGCCGGTCGATGCCTTTGATGCCAGCCAACTGCCGCTGCGCCCGGACGCGCGCGGGATCTGGTCGATCCGCCTGCGCGATCACGGCGCGCGCGATGGCACGCCGCTGGGCGCCTTCATCCGCGGTGAGTTCGAGCCGGTCGGGCTTGGGCATTGCGATGTCACGCTAGTGACGATGACCCGTTCGCCGGGCTACGGTTTCAACCCGGTAAGCTTCTGGCTCGCCCGCGACGCGGAGGGCCTGCGCGCCGTGCTGGCAGAGGTTTCGAACACCTTCGGCGAGCGCCACTTCTACCTGTGCAGGCATCCCGACAACCGACCGATTGCGCGCAGCGACCGGATCGCGGGCGAGAAGATCTTTCACGTCTCGCCCTTCCTGCCGCGCGAGGGTGCCTACGTCTTCCGCTTCGATCCCGGCCCCGACCGCTTCGGCGCATGGGTCGACTGGATCGGCGAGGGTGGAGAGGTGCGGCTGCGGACCTCGATGGCAGGCCCGGCCCGGGCGATGAGCGCCGCCGCGCTGCGCCGCGCGCAGCTGCGCCACCCGTTCCAGGCGCAGAAGGTCATCGCGCTGATCCACTGGCAGGCGGCCAAGCTTGTTCTGCGCGGCGTCCGGTATATCTCAAAACCCAAACAACTTACCCGGAGAAACTCCGAGGCCAAGGACAGGGTGCCCCGCGATGTTTGA
- a CDS encoding NAD(P)/FAD-dependent oxidoreductase, whose protein sequence is MTTTAGVKTAVIGSGISGLATAWLLAPHQDVTLFESEARPGGHARTVEVDGVAVDTGFIVCNRKTYPLFIPLLEHLGVELAPSDMSFSASFGGGALEYGTTRVRDMFLQKRRLLDPSHWRMIRDILRFFRRAPEAVRPGMSIGELLYEMGLGAAFRDRFLMPISGAIWSTPTRDMLDFPAASFVRFFDNHGLLTVDDQPDWLTVRGGSARYVEAILGATQARLRLGCPVQTVRRDATGLQVVTKDGPEHFDRVVFATHAPQALSLIDRPDPQQQAILGTFRTEANRMVLHSDPGFLPRKRALWSSWNYVTEGRQVLSERPISLSYWMNRLQPLGTDRPMIVTLNPEHEPREIHDEAILHHPQFDAMTVDAQASLPHIQGRDGLYFSGAWTRYGFHEDGVLSALRVAQAMGIEWPLGADPWADERPAMPAPGPWLEAAE, encoded by the coding sequence GTGACAACAACCGCCGGTGTTAAAACAGCCGTCATCGGAAGCGGCATATCTGGATTGGCGACGGCTTGGCTGCTGGCGCCGCACCAGGACGTGACCCTCTTCGAATCCGAGGCGCGTCCGGGTGGCCATGCGCGCACCGTCGAGGTGGACGGCGTGGCGGTCGATACGGGGTTCATCGTCTGCAATCGCAAGACCTACCCGCTGTTCATCCCGCTGCTCGAACACCTCGGTGTCGAGCTGGCGCCGAGCGACATGAGCTTCTCGGCCAGCTTCGGCGGCGGTGCGCTGGAATACGGCACGACACGGGTGCGCGACATGTTCCTGCAGAAGCGCCGGCTTCTGGACCCGTCGCACTGGCGGATGATCCGCGACATTCTCAGGTTCTTCCGGCGCGCGCCGGAAGCCGTGCGCCCCGGCATGAGCATCGGCGAGCTGCTCTACGAGATGGGGCTTGGCGCGGCGTTCCGCGACCGGTTCCTGATGCCGATCTCGGGTGCGATCTGGTCGACGCCGACCCGCGACATGCTCGACTTTCCCGCCGCGAGCTTCGTGCGCTTCTTCGACAACCACGGGCTTCTGACCGTCGACGATCAGCCCGACTGGCTGACCGTCCGGGGCGGCTCGGCGCGCTACGTCGAGGCGATCCTCGGCGCGACACAGGCCAGGCTGCGCCTGGGCTGTCCGGTGCAGACCGTGAGGCGCGACGCGACCGGGCTGCAGGTGGTCACGAAAGACGGCCCCGAGCATTTCGACCGGGTCGTCTTTGCCACCCACGCACCGCAGGCACTGTCGCTGATCGACCGGCCCGACCCGCAACAGCAGGCCATCCTCGGCACCTTCCGGACCGAGGCGAACCGCATGGTGCTGCATTCGGACCCCGGCTTCCTGCCGCGCAAGCGGGCGCTCTGGTCGTCGTGGAACTACGTCACCGAGGGGCGGCAGGTGCTCAGCGAGCGGCCGATCAGCCTGTCCTACTGGATGAACCGGCTGCAGCCGCTCGGCACCGACCGGCCGATGATCGTGACCCTCAATCCCGAGCACGAGCCGCGCGAGATCCACGACGAGGCGATCCTGCACCATCCGCAATTCGACGCGATGACCGTCGACGCGCAGGCCAGCCTGCCCCATATTCAGGGTAGGGACGGGCTGTATTTCTCAGGCGCCTGGACGCGCTACGGCTTCCACGAGGACGGCGTGCTCTCGGCGCTTCGGGTGGCGCAGGCCATGGGGATCGAGTGGCCGCTTGGCGCGGACCCCTGGGCTGACGAACGCCCCGCGATGCCCGCCCCGGGACCATGGCTGGAGGCTGCCGAATGA
- a CDS encoding sigma-70 family RNA polymerase sigma factor, whose amino-acid sequence MIDPINDLSDLLARVALRDRDAFRTLYEKVSPRLFAICLKLLKDRREAEDALQEVFVRIWHNADRFTPDRGSAMAWLNAVTRNHAIDRLRATRSTGATAELDHAERLADPGPDPETAAISRSEGRRIDNCMDRLVPERAEAVRRAYIEGESYLELSERYSVPLNTMRTWLRRSLLQLRKCLTS is encoded by the coding sequence ATGATAGACCCGATCAACGACCTTTCGGACCTGCTGGCCCGTGTTGCGCTGCGCGACCGCGACGCGTTCCGCACGCTCTACGAAAAGGTCTCGCCACGGCTCTTCGCGATCTGCCTCAAGTTGCTCAAGGACCGGCGCGAGGCCGAGGATGCGCTGCAGGAAGTCTTCGTCCGGATCTGGCACAACGCCGACCGCTTCACGCCGGACCGGGGCTCGGCGATGGCCTGGCTCAATGCCGTGACCCGCAACCATGCCATCGACCGGCTGCGTGCCACACGCAGCACGGGCGCGACGGCGGAACTGGACCATGCGGAGCGCCTTGCCGATCCCGGCCCCGACCCCGAGACGGCGGCGATCAGCCGCTCCGAGGGGCGACGGATCGACAACTGCATGGACCGGCTCGTACCCGAGCGGGCCGAGGCCGTGCGCCGCGCCTATATCGAGGGCGAAAGCTACCTCGAGCTCTCGGAACGCTATTCCGTGCCGCTCAACACCATGCGCACGTGGCTGCGCCGCAGCCTGCTGCAACTCCGGAAATGCCTGACGTCATGA
- a CDS encoding anti-sigma factor: MTDLTEDDIALAGEYVLGTLAHEQRQDAARRLVTDPAFAREVEAWETRLDPMLADLAPLSPPAALWKRIDAQLFAPSRAASPWRWLAAASAFSTAILAAVLWFGQPVSGPPGPLWVSNMVSDSGEVRLTALYDAGRGEMRVSMEGAPPPEGRDFELWLIRDGGDAVSLGLMPHDGQAAMPIDEGLRDLVVNATLAITEEPRGGAPAGVATGPVVAAAPLRRI; encoded by the coding sequence ATGACCGATCTTACAGAAGACGACATCGCCCTTGCGGGCGAATACGTGCTGGGCACGCTCGCGCATGAGCAGCGCCAGGACGCCGCCCGGCGCCTCGTGACCGATCCAGCCTTCGCGCGCGAGGTCGAGGCCTGGGAAACCCGGCTCGATCCGATGCTCGCCGACCTCGCGCCGTTGTCCCCGCCTGCCGCGCTCTGGAAGCGCATCGACGCCCAGCTCTTCGCCCCGAGCCGCGCTGCCTCGCCGTGGCGCTGGCTCGCGGCGGCCTCGGCCTTTTCCACGGCGATCCTCGCGGCAGTCCTGTGGTTCGGTCAGCCGGTCTCGGGCCCGCCGGGCCCGCTCTGGGTGTCCAACATGGTGTCGGACAGCGGCGAGGTCCGTCTCACCGCGCTCTACGACGCCGGGCGCGGCGAGATGCGGGTCTCGATGGAGGGTGCGCCGCCCCCGGAGGGCCGCGACTTCGAGCTCTGGCTGATCCGCGACGGCGGCGACGCGGTCTCGCTCGGGCTGATGCCGCATGACGGTCAGGCCGCGATGCCGATCGACGAGGGGCTGCGCGATCTCGTGGTGAACGCCACGCTCGCGATCACCGAGGAACCGCGCGGCGGTGCCCCGGCGGGCGTTGCCACCGGCCCGGTCGTGGCCGCCGCGCCGCTGCGCCGGATCTGA
- the atpD gene encoding F0F1 ATP synthase subunit beta, translating to MGTEEDIAGRIAAVRGAVVDVDFPDGRLPAINDALRITLPEGRQVLLEVQAQIDHGTVRTIALQSTAGLRRGWPVAPLGGPLDVPVGEAVLGRLLDVTGTPGDRRDPLPADVARAPIHRAPPPLRARGAQSGIFRTGIKVIDLLTPLAQGGKAAMFGGAGVGKTVLVMELIHAMVAGYDGISIFSGVGERSREGHEMLLDMTRAGVLDRTVLVYGQMNEPPGARWRVPLTALTIAEHFRDAEKRNVLLLMDNIFRFVQAGAEVSGLLGRLPSRVGYQPTLATEVAQLQERIASVGSASVTAIEAVYVPADDFTDPAVMAIAGHVDSMVVLSRAMAADGMYPAVDPIASASVLLDPLILGEEHVAVATEVRQAIEHYRELQDVISLLGMAELGAEDRRLVERARRLQRFLTQPFTVTEAFTGIPGRSVALPDTIAGCRAILDGEADDWDESALYMVGTFEEARSRHEAARAGQNAA from the coding sequence ATGGGCACGGAAGAGGACATCGCCGGCAGGATTGCCGCCGTGCGCGGCGCCGTGGTCGATGTCGACTTTCCCGATGGTCGCCTGCCCGCGATCAACGATGCGCTGCGGATCACGCTGCCGGAGGGACGGCAAGTACTGCTCGAGGTGCAGGCTCAGATCGACCACGGGACCGTCCGCACCATCGCGCTGCAATCGACCGCCGGCCTGCGGCGCGGCTGGCCGGTGGCGCCGCTGGGAGGCCCGCTCGACGTGCCCGTCGGTGAGGCCGTTCTCGGGCGCCTGCTCGACGTGACCGGCACCCCCGGCGACCGTCGCGATCCGCTGCCGGCCGACGTGGCGCGCGCGCCGATCCATCGCGCGCCGCCTCCGCTGCGGGCCCGGGGCGCCCAATCCGGGATCTTCCGCACCGGGATCAAGGTCATCGACCTGCTGACCCCGCTCGCGCAGGGCGGCAAGGCCGCGATGTTCGGCGGGGCCGGTGTCGGCAAGACGGTTCTGGTGATGGAGCTGATCCACGCCATGGTGGCGGGCTACGACGGCATATCGATCTTCTCGGGCGTGGGCGAACGCTCGCGCGAGGGCCACGAGATGCTGCTCGACATGACCAGGGCCGGCGTGCTCGACCGCACGGTGCTGGTCTACGGCCAGATGAACGAGCCTCCGGGCGCGCGCTGGCGGGTGCCGCTCACCGCGCTTACCATCGCCGAGCACTTCCGCGACGCCGAGAAGCGCAACGTGCTGCTGCTGATGGACAACATCTTCCGCTTCGTGCAGGCGGGCGCCGAGGTCTCGGGGCTGCTCGGCCGGCTTCCGAGCCGCGTGGGCTACCAGCCGACGCTCGCCACCGAAGTGGCGCAGCTGCAGGAGCGCATCGCCTCGGTCGGCAGCGCCTCGGTCACCGCGATCGAGGCGGTCTACGTGCCCGCCGACGATTTCACCGACCCCGCCGTCATGGCCATCGCGGGCCACGTCGACTCGATGGTCGTGCTGTCGCGCGCCATGGCCGCCGACGGGATGTATCCGGCCGTCGATCCCATCGCCTCGGCCTCGGTGCTGCTCGATCCGCTGATCCTCGGCGAGGAACACGTCGCCGTGGCCACCGAGGTGCGCCAGGCCATCGAACACTACCGCGAACTGCAGGACGTGATCTCGCTGCTGGGCATGGCGGAACTCGGCGCCGAGGATCGCCGCTTGGTCGAGCGCGCGCGGCGGCTGCAGCGCTTCCTGACCCAGCCCTTCACCGTCACCGAAGCCTTCACCGGCATTCCGGGCCGCTCGGTCGCGCTGCCCGACACGATAGCCGGCTGCCGCGCCATCCTCGACGGCGAGGCCGACGACTGGGACGAAAGCGCGCTCTACATGGTCGGCACCTTCGAGGAGGCCCGGAGCCGACACGAGGCTGCCCGCGCCGGGCAGAACGCGGCATGA
- a CDS encoding F0F1 ATP synthase subunit epsilon, protein MSGALHLTLTTPMALLVDDASVASLRAEDESGAFGILPGHTDLLTALPASVLRWRDGDGARHYCAIRGGLMTVTGGARVAIACRDGILGDDLPTLEARVRDLRAAELEAERKGRVEQTRLHTQAVRRMMRYMRAGHAVAMEHPPGVPGGPKGEAG, encoded by the coding sequence ATGAGCGGCGCGCTGCATCTCACCCTCACGACGCCGATGGCGCTGCTCGTCGACGACGCCTCGGTGGCCAGCCTGCGGGCCGAGGACGAAAGCGGTGCCTTCGGCATCCTGCCCGGCCATACCGACCTGCTGACCGCGCTTCCGGCCTCGGTGCTGCGCTGGCGCGATGGCGACGGGGCACGCCACTACTGCGCGATCCGGGGCGGGCTGATGACCGTCACCGGCGGGGCCCGCGTCGCCATCGCCTGCCGCGACGGTATTCTCGGGGACGACCTGCCGACGCTCGAGGCCCGCGTCCGCGACCTTCGTGCCGCCGAACTCGAAGCCGAACGCAAGGGCCGGGTCGAGCAGACCCGGCTGCACACGCAGGCGGTGCGGCGGATGATGCGCTACATGCGCGCGGGCCATGCCGTCGCGATGGAGCACCCGCCCGGCGTGCCCGGCGGACCGAAGGGCGAAGCAGGATGA
- a CDS encoding AtpZ/AtpI family protein codes for MTDKRPAHEPPHERASDAVEDAARRAASRERMGADAPEPSLGTRLGQIGILGWAIVTPILLGIVVGRIADRTFGTGVFFTAPAIFIGAGIGMHAAWKWMHRQ; via the coding sequence ATGACCGACAAGCGCCCCGCCCACGAACCGCCCCACGAGCGGGCCTCCGACGCGGTCGAGGATGCCGCCCGCCGCGCCGCCTCGCGCGAGCGCATGGGCGCGGACGCCCCCGAGCCCTCGCTCGGCACCCGGCTGGGACAGATCGGCATTCTCGGCTGGGCCATCGTGACGCCGATCCTGCTGGGGATCGTCGTGGGGAGGATCGCCGACCGGACGTTCGGCACCGGCGTGTTCTTCACCGCGCCGGCCATCTTCATCGGCGCGGGCATCGGAATGCACGCCGCCTGGAAATGGATGCACAGGCAATGA
- a CDS encoding N-ATPase subunit AtpR: MTLLSLLGLAVGLVAGTLHFLTLRRVTALYLGGGSPARAIALQLARLALLTAVLAGLAWLGAAPLLAGALGVVAARHLVLRRGKEA, translated from the coding sequence ATGACGCTTCTTTCCCTGCTCGGCCTTGCGGTCGGCCTTGTCGCCGGAACCCTGCATTTCCTGACGCTCAGGAGGGTGACGGCGCTGTATCTCGGCGGCGGCTCACCGGCGCGGGCCATCGCGCTGCAGCTCGCGCGGCTGGCGCTGCTGACGGCGGTGCTCGCCGGTCTCGCGTGGCTGGGCGCGGCGCCGCTGCTCGCCGGGGCGCTTGGCGTGGTCGCGGCCCGGCACCTCGTGCTGCGCCGCGGAAAGGAGGCATGA
- a CDS encoding F0F1 ATP synthase subunit A gives MMDNPLFMEPLFHLGPVPITMPVVVTWAIMAALAALSFAATRRLSLKPGTLQTVLELFVTTVDAQVRETMNRDPAPFRPLIGTIFLFVLVANWSSLIPGVEPPTAHLETDAALALVVFAATIGYGIAGRGLKGYLATFAEPSWVMIPLNIVEQITRTFSLVVRLFGNVMSGVFIIGIVLSLAGLFVPIPLMALDLLTGAVQAYIFAILATVFIGAAAGEASERDPHTSKETRT, from the coding sequence ATGATGGACAACCCGCTGTTCATGGAGCCGCTGTTCCACCTCGGGCCGGTGCCGATCACCATGCCCGTGGTCGTGACATGGGCCATCATGGCGGCACTCGCCGCGCTGTCCTTCGCCGCGACGCGCAGGCTGAGCCTGAAACCCGGCACCCTGCAGACCGTGCTCGAGCTCTTCGTGACCACCGTCGACGCGCAGGTGCGCGAGACGATGAACCGCGATCCCGCGCCCTTCCGGCCGCTCATCGGCACGATCTTCCTGTTCGTGCTGGTAGCGAACTGGTCCTCGCTCATCCCGGGCGTTGAGCCGCCGACCGCGCATCTCGAGACCGACGCCGCGCTCGCGCTCGTCGTCTTCGCCGCCACCATCGGCTACGGCATCGCCGGGCGTGGGCTGAAGGGCTATCTCGCCACCTTCGCCGAGCCCAGCTGGGTGATGATCCCGCTCAACATCGTCGAACAGATCACCCGCACCTTCTCGCTGGTGGTCCGGCTCTTCGGCAACGTCATGAGCGGCGTCTTCATCATCGGCATCGTGCTGTCGCTGGCCGGGCTCTTCGTGCCCATCCCGCTGATGGCGCTCGACCTGCTCACCGGTGCGGTGCAGGCCTACATCTTCGCGATCCTCGCCACCGTCTTCATCGGCGCTGCCGCCGGCGAAGCGTCCGAGCGCGATCCCCATACCTCCAAGGAGACACGGACATGA